The Centroberyx gerrardi isolate f3 chromosome 19, fCenGer3.hap1.cur.20231027, whole genome shotgun sequence genome has a segment encoding these proteins:
- the jtb gene encoding protein JTB isoform X1: protein MESECRIPVACCRPRALALHALFWGLVSLRVFGAALLSEEKTSAGRPLVAPCWLGEEFVVTAECAHCSAFQAKSWAACGQTGYIERVNCTKSNKDEYKSCRSTVMEEHLFWKFEAAMLGLSVLFALVVVARQRSLDRLASEKVRRQIESI, encoded by the exons ATGGAGAGCGAGTGTCGGATCCCGGTGGCGTGCTGCAGGCCGCGGGCGCTCGCCCTGCACGCCCTGTTCTGGGGCCTGGTGTCCCTCAG agtgtttggAGCCGCTCTGCTGAGTGAGGAGAAAACATCAg CCGGCCGGCCGCTGgtcgccccctgctggctgGGGGAGGAGTTTGTGGTGACAGCAGAGTGCGCTCACTGCAGCGCCTTCCAGGCT AAGTCCTGGGCGGCCTGCGGACAGACGGGCTACATCGAGCGAGTCAACTGCACCAAGTCCAACAAAGACGAGTACAAGAG CTGTCGCTCCACAGTGATGGAGGAGCATCTGTTCTGGAAGTTCGAGGCGGCCATGTTGGGTCTGAGCGTCCTGTTCGCCCTGGTGGTCGTCGCCCGCCAGCGCTCCCTCGACCGCCTGGCCTCCGAGAAGGTCCGGCGGCAGATCGAGTCCATCTAG
- the jtb gene encoding protein JTB isoform X2, which yields MESECRIPVACCRPRALALHALFWGLVSLRVFGAALLSEEKTSAGRPLVAPCWLGEEFVVTAECAHCSAFQASWAACGQTGYIERVNCTKSNKDEYKSCRSTVMEEHLFWKFEAAMLGLSVLFALVVVARQRSLDRLASEKVRRQIESI from the exons ATGGAGAGCGAGTGTCGGATCCCGGTGGCGTGCTGCAGGCCGCGGGCGCTCGCCCTGCACGCCCTGTTCTGGGGCCTGGTGTCCCTCAG agtgtttggAGCCGCTCTGCTGAGTGAGGAGAAAACATCAg CCGGCCGGCCGCTGgtcgccccctgctggctgGGGGAGGAGTTTGTGGTGACAGCAGAGTGCGCTCACTGCAGCGCCTTCCAGGCT TCCTGGGCGGCCTGCGGACAGACGGGCTACATCGAGCGAGTCAACTGCACCAAGTCCAACAAAGACGAGTACAAGAG CTGTCGCTCCACAGTGATGGAGGAGCATCTGTTCTGGAAGTTCGAGGCGGCCATGTTGGGTCTGAGCGTCCTGTTCGCCCTGGTGGTCGTCGCCCGCCAGCGCTCCCTCGACCGCCTGGCCTCCGAGAAGGTCCGGCGGCAGATCGAGTCCATCTAG